ACTTCGGTCATTGGCGTCCTGCCAAATTCCGCTCCCCAGATCACCAGTGTGTCATCCAGCAGACCCCGCTGCTTGAGGTCTTTGATCAGAGCCGCACAGGGCTGATCAGTCATCTCGCAATTTGTCTTCAGATTCTTATCCAGATTGGAATGATCGTCCCAGGTCGAATGATACAACTGCACAAAGCGGACGCCACGTTCAACCATTCGGCGGGCCAGCAGTGCATTGCTGCCAAACCAGTTGGTCGTCTCGTTTTCAATGCCGTACATGTCCAGCGTTGCTTTGGACTCATCACTGAAATCCAGCAGATCCGGTGCGGCCGTCTGCATACGATACGCCAGTTCGTACGCAGCTATTCGCGATGCAATTTCCGGATCCCCAACCTGATCGAACCGTTGTGCGTTCAGATCCCGAATCGTATTGATTCGAGCCTGCTGCATGGCCGGTGAAACCCCTTCCGGATTGGAGAGATACAAAATGGCCTCACCCCGACTGCGGAAGGTCACGCCTCGGTAGGTGGAAGGTAGAATTCCATTGGTCCATAACGAAGAACCGCCGTCTACACCTTTGCCCGAATTTGAGAGCAGCACAACATAGCCGGGCAGGTTTTCCGATTCACTCCCCAGCCCATAGGTCACCCAGGAGCCCATACTGGGACGGTCGAACATGGTCGAGCCGCTGTTCATCAGCATCTGGGCGGGGTGGTGGTTGCTGACGTCAGTCTGAACCGTCCGAATCATACACAGATCATCGGCGCATGTTCCCAGGTGTGGCAGGTTATCTGAAAAATCGAGTCCCGCTGCCCCATACTTTTTGAATTTCCGAGGTGACGCCATCACCTGGGCCGTCGTTTTGATCAGAGCGTCCTGAATTCCTTTCAGAAAGGACTCAGGCACCGGCTGACCGTGCAGCTTCTGTAACTGTGGTTTCGGATCGAAGAGATCCAGCTGGCTTGGACCGCCTGACATGAAAATGAAAATCACGTTTTTGGCCCGGGGTTTGAAATGCGGCGTCTTAACCGCAAGAGGATTCACCGCATTCAGGGCACCGGATTCTGCCAGACCATCGCGAGCCAGCAGGCTGCTGAGCGCCATTCCCCCCAGGCCACAAGCCGTGGACTGCAGAAA
The nucleotide sequence above comes from Gimesia sp.. Encoded proteins:
- a CDS encoding DUF1501 domain-containing protein, which produces MLSPDPWLNLKRRHFLQSTACGLGGMALSSLLARDGLAESGALNAVNPLAVKTPHFKPRAKNVIFIFMSGGPSQLDLFDPKPQLQKLHGQPVPESFLKGIQDALIKTTAQVMASPRKFKKYGAAGLDFSDNLPHLGTCADDLCMIRTVQTDVSNHHPAQMLMNSGSTMFDRPSMGSWVTYGLGSESENLPGYVVLLSNSGKGVDGGSSLWTNGILPSTYRGVTFRSRGEAILYLSNPEGVSPAMQQARINTIRDLNAQRFDQVGDPEIASRIAAYELAYRMQTAAPDLLDFSDESKATLDMYGIENETTNWFGSNALLARRMVERGVRFVQLYHSTWDDHSNLDKNLKTNCEMTDQPCAALIKDLKQRGLLDDTLVIWGAEFGRTPMTEVRRGSSPGREGRDHHPFSFTMLMAGGGVKAGTVIGKTDDLGFHPVEQPVHLHNLHATILHQLGFDHTKLILKHKGLDYRLTGVEGEVLDMLLA